The Vicinamibacterales bacterium DNA segment CGGGCCGCCGACGCGGTCCGCACGTTCCAGCGGGTCCTCGCTCTCGACCCGACCAACGGCCTCGCCTACCAGAATCTCTCGGCGATCGCTCTTCAGCAGGCGCTGTCTTCGAACGCGGACGCCGAACGCCGGACGAAGCTCGAAGAGGCGGAGGCCGCCGCTCGGAAAGCGATCGATGCCGACCCGGCGCTGCCCGACGCCTACACGACGCTCGGCGTCGTCCTGGCCTCGACCGGGCGCAAGACCGAAGCGATCGACGCCTGGAAGAAAGCGGTCGATCTCGACCGCGGCCAGTTCAACGCACTCTACAATCTCTGGTCGGAGCTGGCCGCTGCCGGACGCCGCGAGGAGGCGATCCTCTATGGCCGCCGCTTCGTCGATACCGCGCCGCCTGCGTTTTTTGCTCCCGATATCGCGCGCGTCAGAGCGACCCTGCCGCCGCGATAGCGGTTGGAGGTCGGGTGCCGGAGGTTGGGGACTCGCTCAGCGCACTGCGAACCCGACGTCACGGGTCGCCTGTCGCGATCCGTCGGTCAGCGTGGCGCGGAGGGTGTACGGCCCCGGCTGGAGATTGCGCAGCGGAAGGGTGTCGGTGACGCGTATCGGGTCGCCGGGTTCGACGGCCGGCACCACCGTCAGCACCCGCGTGCCGGCGGCGTCGAGAACATCCAGCGACGCACTGGTGTGCGGGCCCCGCGAGACCCCCTCGAAGTACACGCGCAGCGTGTCGGACGCCGCGAATACACGATCCAGCGTCGGGGCGAACGGCAGCGACGAGGGGGCGCGCTTGGCGGGCGGAGGCGCCACCGCCACACGCGCGCCACCTGCATAGGCCAGCGCCACGCCGCCGATCGCGACCGGAGTCGCGCGCAGATCGGCGACGTCGAGATCCAGATAGACGCTCCCGCCCTTCTGCAGGCGCTCGCTGGTCGCCGACACGCGAAGATCGTAGCGCCCTGGCGGCAGCTCGATCGCCTCGCCGACCTGGTACGAGACCATGGAGGGTGCGTCCTGGGGACGGCCCGTCGGCACCAGCGTCAGGCGCCCTTCGAGACCGCCGAGCGAACGGACACGCGCTTTCTTGTCGTTCACCGCGAGGATCTCGTAGGTCAGCGTGTCGCGCAGCCGGCCGTCGGGATCCCGGAGGTCGTGCACCGCCGCGGTGACCTCGAGCGCCAGCGCGACGCGCGTCAGCCCGGGCGCCGGGTCGGGCAGGGCGACGGCCGTGAGCCGCATCGGGAGATCCCCTTTCGGCAGCACTCCCGCCGAGAGCGCCACCATCTCGGAGGCGTTCCGCGACGGCTTGGCGGGGCCGCTCGGTACGTAGCCGCGGCGGAAGCGCAGCCGCCAATCGGGATGGCCGGGGATGGCGACGCCGAGCGTCCGGAAACTGCCGCCCTTCTGCTCCGCCGGATAGAAACCCAGCAGGTAGTAGTGATCGAGATCTTCGACAATCCGCTCGAGGCCGCCGGTGAAGTCGTCGGAATTGGTGACCGCGAAACCGCCCGACGCCTCCGACATGATCTGGAGCCCGCTCTGCGCCTGGCGCAGCGGGCTCTCGAAGTCGCTCAGTCCCTGCGAGCAGGGATCGCGATCGCCGAAGTTCAGCACACCCGGCGCACATTCGCGCAGCAGGTCGCCGGAGGCCACCGCGCCGCGCGGATCGATCGCGTAGACCGCGACGTTGGAGCGGCGCATCGCGTCCATCATGTCGATGAGCGCGAAGTCGTGATACGTCGCCGGCGCCACGGTCGCCAGCGCGCTGACGTCGCCGGCGGCGTATGCGGCGCCGCCTTCGGGGACGTCGCCCGCCGGAGTCATCGCCCCGAACAGCCCGTGCAGATCCTTGCCGATCCCCTCGGAGATCAGCACGAACGCCTTTCTCCTGGAGTCGCCGCTGCCGAGCAGACGGGCGGCGTCCCGCAACAGCTTGTATTGCGTCAGGTTGTCGAAGAAATCCTGCATGCTCGACTGCTGGACGCGGCCGATCCGATCGAGGACCGCCAGCGGATCGGCTTCCGGATCGACCCGCGGCACGGTCTGCGCGTCGCTCGCCGTGTGCGGACGCCGCCACGACTGCCGTCCCTTGATCGTCTCGATCGCGGCCGCGAGCACCGACCGATCGGTGCTGAGGTTGGTGCTGTGGTCGCCGCTCGTGAACAGCACCGCCATCGACGACTGCGGCCCGAGCTCGGCCAGGGCGCTCCGGGCGATCACCTTGGCGCGCTCGCTCCGCTCCCGGTAGATGTGCAGGTCGTCGACGACCAGCACGACGAGGCGGCTCGCCTGCGCATCCTGGTTGTCGGCCGTGTCGTGCCTGATGCCCGCCGGCAACGCGGCAGCCGCCCGCGCGCGTGCCGCGTCGTGCGAAACTTCGTCGAAGCTCGCGATCGCCTGGGTCTTGCCGCGATCGCGCAGCACGAAATCTGCGGGTTGCAGCCCGCGCACCGGCGCGCCATCCTTGTCGACGACAACGACGTCCACCTGCACGAGATCGACGCTCGTGCGGAACGTCGGCGCCTGGCTCTGCAGGATGAGCGCCGAGGCGAACCCCATAACTGCGGCTGCCTTCAACATCACTGGCGCGACAGATCGATCACGTCGAAGTAGCTGCCGATGCGCCCCTCGCTGAACGCCGCCAGGAGCACGTGAATCGGGTTGAGGAGCTGCTCCGAGCGGGGGCCCAGTGTCTGAGGCTGGCCCGGATCGATCCGGAACGGCCGCCCCTGGTTCAGGAAGTAGGCGCGGACGAACGTGCTGCGCGAGTCGATCGGCAGCGCCGCCACGTTGCCGTAGAAGTGCTGGAACAGATCCCCGCGGAACAGGTACTGCTCCACGTTCGAGGTATAGAACACGCTGACGGTGGCGCGATGCACTTCGAGGTAGCGCCCCACCGAGCGGAGCGCCTTCGGACCCGCGAAATCGCCGACGATCGGCACCACCAGGTTGCGCAGCTCGAAGTCACGGAGCGTCCCGTACAGGTCCTCCGACGCCACGTAGCTGCGCTGCACGCCGTCGAGGTCCTTCTCGACCATGAGATCGCGGTAGTTCGGGAAAGGCTGCCAGCCGTTGCCGCGTCCGAACGAGTAGCGGATGTCAGGGCCGGCGCTGTAGAACGCGCCGAAGACGTAGTCGATGGTGCCGAAGTCGGCCGCCGTCAGGTCGAAGCCGTGCGCCTGCAGGGTCGCGCGGATGTCCTGGCGGGTGCGCTCGAACGCCAGCGCGCTCGGCTCGACGCCCTGGAACGCGGCGAGCAGCTCGTCTGGGCCGGCGACCGCCGCGACATCGGCGCGCGGCTTTCGCGAGAACAGCCGCGCCAGAAACTCCAGGCGAGTCGGCGATCGCTCGATGATCGCCTTGTACATCAAGTGCAGCAGCATGTTCTGCCGGCGGATGTCGACGATGAACGCGATCCGCGGCTTGAGGGCGGCGATGTAGGTGAAGTTCTGATCGGGACCGACCCCGATGTAGGCGCTCGCCGGGGTGGTGTCGGTCCGCAGCCGCGGAATCACCTGCTGAAACGCCAGTTCGTTCGAGACGAGGTTGTCCGATCGGAACGTCCCTCCCGGCTCGGAGAAATCGTTCACCAGCGTCCAGAACGTGTGGTCGTCGAGCCGATCCGGAAGTGCCTCGCCGCGCGGCCGCGAGGTCGAGGTCAGGCACAGGCAGAGCGCCGACACGGCGATCACCAGGATCCCGAGCCGGGCCGTGCTGCCGCGAGTCATCGATTGAGTATAGCGATTTCGCTACAGGCCGAACGACAGCGGGCGGCCCGAGAACGTCACCGTCTGCGTCCGCTTCGTTCCGGCCACGCGCGCCACGATCGTGCGGCTCAGCGGCGGCCGCATCGCCGAACCTGGCGTCAACTCGATCGACAGCCGCGACGTCCGATCCGTCCAGCGCAGCGTCAGCCCCATCCAGCCGCCGTTGCGGTAGGCGAACGAACGCCCGTCGTCTTCGAACACCGAGAACTCGCCGTCGCTCCCGGGATAGACGGTGAGGCTCAACGGAGCGTCGCTCGGCTCGGCGGTGTACTGCCTGACCGGCCCCATCGGAATGATTGCGCCCGCCCGAACGAAGATCGGCATCGTCTCGAGATCGACGGCACGCTCGACCTCCCTGCCCCCGTCGACGCCGGCTTCCGTCCAGAAGTCGAACCAGGATCCGCGCGGAAGATACAGCCGGCGCGCGGTCGCGTTCTTCTCGACGACCGGTGCGACGAGGATATGCCGGCCCCAGAGGTACTGGTCGCCGCGCGCGACCGCCGCCGGGTCGTCGGGATAGTGGAGCCACATCGCGCGCAGGAGCGGCATCCCGGTCAGCGTCGTCTCGCGCACCGCCGAATAGAGGTACGGCATCAGGCGGTAACGCAGATCGAGGAACTTGCGGCAGATCGGCTCGACCTGCGCGTTGTGCAGCTCGGAGTCGGGTGGACGGCCGGCGCCGGAGTAGGTCGAGGTCTCCTCGGGACCCAGTTCGCCGGTGTTCCACCCCCACGGCAGCCGCAGATGCCACGTCCGGCCGTGGGCGCGGAAGAGTGGACAGAACGCCGCGAACTGGAACCACCGCACGTAGAGATCGCCCAGCAGCTCGGGCGTCGGCACGAACCCGCCGATGTCTGTGCCCCAATACGGAATGCCGCTTAGCCCGGCGTTGACGGCCACCGGCACGTGCGTCTTCAGGGTCTCCCACGTCGAGTAGACATCGCCCGACCACAGGAACGCGCCGTATCGCGCCATGCCGCTGTAGCCGTTGCGGTGCAGCGCGTAGGGGCGCTCGTTCGGGCGCCACAGCTGCGATCCTTCCCAGTACATGCGGATGCGGTTCAGCCGCGACGGCGGGTCCAGCCCGTCGCCCTGGTCGGGCCACCAGCCGTCGATTCCGAGGTCGAAGACTCCCTTGTGATGGGGCCAGTAGCAGCCCACACTGCGCTCGTCGGGCCAGGTGCCTTTCGTAAGGTCGCCGCTGGCGTCGGGGGTGCGGCCGCTGCGCTCCGGGGTCGTGCACGGATCGCTGACCGTGCCGGTCAGATGCTTCCCTTCGATGACGACGTGGAGCACCACGTTGTAGTGGAGCGCGTGGAGTTCGTCGATCGCCTTCTTCGGGTCCGGGAAGACATCCTTCTTCCACTCGAATTCGCCGTTGTGGGTATTCCATCCCGACGGACAGAAGTCCGTGCCCAGGTAGATCAACGCGTCGCACGGCAGCTTCTTCTCGCGCAGCGTTCTGGCGATCCCCATCACTTCGTCTGGGCCGGCGAGTGTACGGTGCGACTGCTGGTAGCCGAAGGACCAGAGCGGCGGCATCTCAGGCAGTCCGGTGATCCGCGCGTACTCGCGCATGATCACCGCCGGGTCCTTTGAGACGACGAGGAAGCAGTCGAGCGGCAGTGGCGATGCCGCGGTCAGCTTGACGCGGTCCTCCCTGAGATCGAACGTGGCGAAGGGCTGGTGGATGAAGACTGCCCAGCCTTCGGTTCCGATCAGCCACTGAATCGGAACGCGGCCGCCGTGCGTGCGCAACTGGTAGCCGCCCTGCCCGTTGCGCATCGGGTCGACGACGCCGCGGCGATCGAACTGGGCGCCACCCTCGCCGAAGCCGAGCAACGGAGCAGCACCGGCGAGGAACTGGAACGCGCCGCGCTCGTCCAGCGTCAGTTCCTGGATGGCGCGTCCCGTGGCATCCGCGACCCGCACCGTCAGCGGCGAGGCTGCCATCGTGACCCGCAGCGCGCCAAACGTGTAGCTGCCGGCCGAATTCCCGATCTGCCGTTCGTCGAGCGGCACCAGAGCGCCGTCGGGATTGAACGTCGCGCCAGGTTCGCGCGCGGCGACGAGCAGCCGTAGTGTCGTCGGCGAAACCGACGAGAGGCGCACCTCAACCGGCGTTCCGGCGACGCTCAGCGGCTGGCCCTGTGCGTCGGCGTCGATGCGGAGCCACGCGGCCGCGCCGGCCAGGCCCAGACCCTTCAAGGCGCTTCGACGGTTCATGGGAGCGCGTCAGGCTATTTCGCGCTGAAGGCGAACACCGTGCGCGTGTCGTAGCTCTTGCCTGGCTGCAGGATCGTCGACGGGAAGTTCTTCTGGTTCGGCGAGTCCGGGTAGTGCTGCGTCTCCAGACAGAGCGCCGACCGCAGGACATACACCTTGCCGCCCTTCCCCTTGATCGTGCCGTCGAGGAAATTGCCGGTGTAGAACTGTACGCCGGGTTCGGTGGTCGAGATGTCGAGGGTGCGGCCGCTCTTCGGATCGGTCACCGTCACCGCGTGCTGCAGCCCCGCGGCTTTGCGATTCAGCACCCAGTTGTGATCGTAGCCGCTGCCGTTCTTCAATTGCGGATTCGGATCGTTGATGCGCGCGCCGATCGCCGTCGGCTTGCGGAAGTCGAACGGCGTCCCCTGGACGGGCGCCAGCTCGCCCGTCGGAATCAGGGTGGTGTCGACGGGCGTGTAGCGGTCGGCGTCGATCGTCAGGACGTGATCGAGGATCGTCCCGCTCCCCTCGCCGGCGAGATTGAAGTAGCTGTGCTGGGTCAGGTTGATGGGCGTCGCTTTGTCGGTGGTTGCGTGATAGTCGACGATCAGCTCGTTCTTGTCGGTCAGCGTGTAGGTGACACGCGCCTGAAGGGTGCCGGGATAGCCCTCTTCACCGTCCGGGCTGGTACGGGAGAAGGTCGCCGACGGCAGGTTCGCGGCGTCCTTGGTGGTCACCGTCCACACCTGCTTGTCGAAGCCCTTGTCGCCGCCGTGCAGCGAGTTCGGCGCGTTGTTGATCGGCAGGGTGTAGCTCTTGCCGTCGAGCGTGAACTTCCCCTTGGCGATGCGGTTGCCGTAGCGCCCGACGACCGCGCCGAAATACGGCGGCGTCGGCTCGTGCCAATACGGTTCGGGCGAGTCGAAGCCGAGCACGACGTCAGCGATCGTGCCGTTCTTGTCCGGCACTTTGATCGACGTGATGATCGCGCCATAGGTGATGGCCTGGACTTCCATGCCGTGGCTGTTCTTGAGTGTCACCATCTCGATCGGCTTTCCGGCGTAGACCGCGCTGGTCGTGGTTTTCGTGACGGATGCGGCGAGGAGCAGGGCCGGGGCCAGCACGGCCGCGGCCCAGCGAATCGGTATGAACATGGCGCGCATGATGACATAGAATCCTCTCTCGCGTGCCGCCTTCCGCCGGGCTCCAGTTCCAGAACGTCAGCCGCTCGTTCGGCGCCGTCCGCGCGTTGCGCGG contains these protein-coding regions:
- a CDS encoding VWA domain-containing protein yields the protein MLKAAAVMGFASALILQSQAPTFRTSVDLVQVDVVVVDKDGAPVRGLQPADFVLRDRGKTQAIASFDEVSHDAARARAAAALPAGIRHDTADNQDAQASRLVVLVVDDLHIYRERSERAKVIARSALAELGPQSSMAVLFTSGDHSTNLSTDRSVLAAAIETIKGRQSWRRPHTASDAQTVPRVDPEADPLAVLDRIGRVQQSSMQDFFDNLTQYKLLRDAARLLGSGDSRRKAFVLISEGIGKDLHGLFGAMTPAGDVPEGGAAYAAGDVSALATVAPATYHDFALIDMMDAMRRSNVAVYAIDPRGAVASGDLLRECAPGVLNFGDRDPCSQGLSDFESPLRQAQSGLQIMSEASGGFAVTNSDDFTGGLERIVEDLDHYYLLGFYPAEQKGGSFRTLGVAIPGHPDWRLRFRRGYVPSGPAKPSRNASEMVALSAGVLPKGDLPMRLTAVALPDPAPGLTRVALALEVTAAVHDLRDPDGRLRDTLTYEILAVNDKKARVRSLGGLEGRLTLVPTGRPQDAPSMVSYQVGEAIELPPGRYDLRVSATSERLQKGGSVYLDLDVADLRATPVAIGGVALAYAGGARVAVAPPPAKRAPSSLPFAPTLDRVFAASDTLRVYFEGVSRGPHTSASLDVLDAAGTRVLTVVPAVEPGDPIRVTDTLPLRNLQPGPYTLRATLTDGSRQATRDVGFAVR
- a CDS encoding TIM-barrel domain-containing protein — encoded protein: MNRRSALKGLGLAGAAAWLRIDADAQGQPLSVAGTPVEVRLSSVSPTTLRLLVAAREPGATFNPDGALVPLDERQIGNSAGSYTFGALRVTMAASPLTVRVADATGRAIQELTLDERGAFQFLAGAAPLLGFGEGGAQFDRRGVVDPMRNGQGGYQLRTHGGRVPIQWLIGTEGWAVFIHQPFATFDLREDRVKLTAASPLPLDCFLVVSKDPAVIMREYARITGLPEMPPLWSFGYQQSHRTLAGPDEVMGIARTLREKKLPCDALIYLGTDFCPSGWNTHNGEFEWKKDVFPDPKKAIDELHALHYNVVLHVVIEGKHLTGTVSDPCTTPERSGRTPDASGDLTKGTWPDERSVGCYWPHHKGVFDLGIDGWWPDQGDGLDPPSRLNRIRMYWEGSQLWRPNERPYALHRNGYSGMARYGAFLWSGDVYSTWETLKTHVPVAVNAGLSGIPYWGTDIGGFVPTPELLGDLYVRWFQFAAFCPLFRAHGRTWHLRLPWGWNTGELGPEETSTYSGAGRPPDSELHNAQVEPICRKFLDLRYRLMPYLYSAVRETTLTGMPLLRAMWLHYPDDPAAVARGDQYLWGRHILVAPVVEKNATARRLYLPRGSWFDFWTEAGVDGGREVERAVDLETMPIFVRAGAIIPMGPVRQYTAEPSDAPLSLTVYPGSDGEFSVFEDDGRSFAYRNGGWMGLTLRWTDRTSRLSIELTPGSAMRPPLSRTIVARVAGTKRTQTVTFSGRPLSFGL
- a CDS encoding aldose epimerase family protein — its product is MFIPIRWAAAVLAPALLLAASVTKTTTSAVYAGKPIEMVTLKNSHGMEVQAITYGAIITSIKVPDKNGTIADVVLGFDSPEPYWHEPTPPYFGAVVGRYGNRIAKGKFTLDGKSYTLPINNAPNSLHGGDKGFDKQVWTVTTKDAANLPSATFSRTSPDGEEGYPGTLQARVTYTLTDKNELIVDYHATTDKATPINLTQHSYFNLAGEGSGTILDHVLTIDADRYTPVDTTLIPTGELAPVQGTPFDFRKPTAIGARINDPNPQLKNGSGYDHNWVLNRKAAGLQHAVTVTDPKSGRTLDISTTEPGVQFYTGNFLDGTIKGKGGKVYVLRSALCLETQHYPDSPNQKNFPSTILQPGKSYDTRTVFAFSAK